In Halobacterium sp. R2-5, the following are encoded in one genomic region:
- a CDS encoding TRAM domain-containing protein — protein sequence MADCPLADECPSFQEQIEGMGCQHYGDRGGMEWCNHYSQPIEDLKTAPVVPGQEVVLEVDDMHESGAGVGRQEESGFIVMVDGVLPPARVKAEVTKVKPNYARADLVEKLPDEPDDEEADADGDDEAASEADEADESDEGDSGDGGADRERLGSRENFWGS from the coding sequence ATGGCCGACTGTCCACTCGCCGACGAATGCCCCAGTTTCCAGGAGCAGATCGAGGGAATGGGGTGCCAGCACTACGGCGACCGCGGGGGGATGGAGTGGTGCAACCACTACAGCCAGCCCATCGAGGACCTGAAGACCGCGCCCGTGGTGCCCGGCCAGGAGGTCGTCCTCGAGGTCGACGACATGCACGAGAGCGGCGCCGGCGTCGGGCGGCAGGAGGAGAGCGGCTTCATCGTGATGGTCGACGGCGTGCTGCCGCCGGCCCGCGTGAAGGCCGAGGTGACGAAGGTGAAGCCGAACTACGCGCGCGCCGACCTCGTCGAGAAGCTCCCCGACGAGCCCGACGACGAGGAAGCGGACGCCGACGGCGACGACGAGGCGGCCAGCGAGGCCGACGAAGCCGACGAATCCGACGAGGGCGACAGCGGCGACGGCGGAGCGGACCGCGAGCGCCTCGGCAGCCGCGAGAACTTCTGGGGTAGCTAG
- a CDS encoding DUF6276 family protein: MSCPNCGGEELQFPIPEAVAEYLPDDRPAATLCTNCLAVAPADDVPDEYPDFTRVSDAFPADGETGAGLACLLALLDRLVVHREDAERVATEAERRGVDVLLFLDRLAGDSGLDPQLDVERRRRQLEQLI; encoded by the coding sequence ATGAGCTGTCCGAACTGCGGCGGCGAGGAACTACAATTCCCGATTCCGGAAGCCGTCGCCGAGTACTTGCCCGACGACCGGCCGGCCGCGACGCTGTGCACGAACTGCCTCGCGGTGGCGCCGGCCGACGACGTACCCGACGAGTACCCGGATTTTACGCGCGTCAGCGACGCGTTCCCCGCGGACGGCGAGACGGGCGCCGGGCTCGCGTGCCTGCTCGCGCTGCTCGACCGGCTGGTCGTCCACCGCGAGGACGCCGAACGGGTCGCGACGGAGGCCGAGCGGCGCGGCGTCGACGTCCTGCTCTTCCTCGACAGGCTCGCCGGCGACTCGGGACTGGACCCCCAGCTCGACGTCGAGCGGCGTCGGCGCCAGCTCGAACAGCTCATCTGA
- a CDS encoding V-type ATP synthase subunit D, producing MAQDIKPTRKNLMEIEDRIELSERGHDTLEQKRDGLIMEFMDIFDQAQDVREDVEANYQTAQKKINMARAMEGDMSVRGAAAALEEHPEITVESRNIMGVVVPEIESSKVRKSLDERGYGILGTSARIDEAAEAYEDLLETIVLAAEVETAMKKMLTEIETTKRRVNALEFKLLPELYEGQEYIEQKLEEQEREEIFRMKKVKAKKEEEEDEEREAEQAREEALAD from the coding sequence ATGGCCCAGGACATCAAACCGACCCGGAAGAACCTCATGGAGATCGAGGACCGCATCGAACTCTCCGAGCGGGGCCACGACACGCTCGAACAGAAGCGCGACGGCCTCATCATGGAGTTCATGGACATCTTCGACCAGGCCCAGGACGTCCGCGAGGACGTCGAGGCCAACTACCAGACCGCCCAGAAGAAGATCAACATGGCGCGCGCGATGGAGGGCGACATGTCGGTCCGAGGTGCGGCCGCGGCGCTCGAAGAGCACCCCGAGATCACGGTGGAGTCCCGGAACATCATGGGCGTCGTCGTCCCCGAGATCGAATCCTCGAAGGTCCGCAAGAGCCTCGACGAGCGCGGCTACGGCATCCTCGGCACGAGCGCGCGCATCGACGAGGCCGCCGAGGCCTACGAGGACCTGCTGGAGACCATCGTGCTCGCGGCGGAAGTCGAGACCGCGATGAAGAAGATGCTCACGGAGATCGAGACCACCAAGCGCCGCGTGAACGCCCTGGAGTTCAAGCTCCTCCCCGAGCTCTACGAGGGCCAGGAGTACATCGAGCAGAAGCTCGAGGAGCAGGAGCGCGAGGAGATCTTCCGCATGAAGAAGGTCAAGGCGAAAAAAGAGGAGGAGGAAGACGAGGAGCGGGAAGCCGAGCAGGCACGCGAGGAAGCGCTCGCCGACTGA
- a CDS encoding Brp/Blh family beta-carotene 15,15'-dioxygenase — translation MTLDSSVRDTLTGPTLAAGWVALFVAALPALAGVELSTTVRYAPLVASVVVFGLPHGAIDYVALPRAVAGRVTGRWLAAVGALYLVLGAAYAAAWFAVPVAAAFAFVGLTWLHWGQGDVYPLAVLLDADYLDSPARRATTGLVRGGLPMLVPLLGNPETYREVVAAFAAPFGGSVGDLWLFAPDARLALGAGFAVLTAGTLAANRLATAESPPTAWRVDAAETVGLWAFFLAVPPVFAVGVYFCFWHAVRHVARAVAVHDGSRAALAAGDLRAPLRRFGREAAPLTAAALLLLGGLYLAVPNPPTTLSGGAALYLVFIAVLTLPHVAVVAWMDRAQGLL, via the coding sequence GTGACTCTCGACAGCTCGGTGCGAGACACGCTCACGGGGCCGACGCTCGCCGCCGGCTGGGTCGCGCTGTTCGTCGCGGCGCTGCCAGCGCTCGCGGGCGTCGAGCTATCGACGACCGTGCGGTACGCGCCGCTGGTCGCGAGCGTCGTCGTCTTCGGCCTGCCACACGGTGCCATCGACTACGTCGCGCTGCCGCGAGCGGTCGCGGGCCGCGTGACCGGGCGCTGGCTCGCCGCCGTCGGCGCGCTCTACCTCGTGCTCGGCGCCGCCTACGCGGCCGCGTGGTTCGCCGTCCCGGTCGCCGCGGCGTTCGCGTTCGTCGGCCTGACGTGGCTCCACTGGGGCCAGGGCGACGTCTACCCGCTGGCCGTGCTGTTGGACGCCGACTACCTCGACTCGCCGGCGCGGCGCGCGACGACCGGCCTCGTTCGCGGCGGCCTGCCGATGCTCGTACCGCTGCTCGGGAACCCGGAGACGTACCGGGAGGTGGTGGCGGCGTTCGCCGCGCCGTTCGGCGGCAGCGTCGGCGACCTCTGGCTGTTCGCGCCGGACGCGCGGCTCGCGCTCGGCGCCGGGTTCGCCGTCCTGACCGCGGGGACGCTGGCCGCGAACCGCCTCGCGACCGCGGAGTCGCCACCGACCGCGTGGCGAGTCGACGCCGCCGAGACCGTCGGCCTGTGGGCGTTCTTCCTCGCCGTCCCGCCGGTGTTCGCGGTGGGCGTCTACTTCTGTTTCTGGCACGCGGTCCGCCACGTCGCGCGCGCGGTCGCGGTCCACGACGGGTCGCGGGCGGCGCTGGCGGCCGGCGACCTGCGGGCGCCACTTCGCCGGTTCGGACGCGAGGCCGCGCCGCTGACCGCCGCCGCGCTGCTGCTGCTCGGCGGGCTCTACCTCGCCGTGCCGAACCCGCCGACCACGCTGTCGGGCGGCGCCGCGCTGTACCTCGTGTTCATCGCCGTGTTGACGCTGCCGCACGTCGCCGTGGTGGCGTGGATGGACCGCGCGCAAGGGCTCCTGTAG
- a CDS encoding lycopene cyclase domain-containing protein, whose translation MATYLQFLAVAVAPPLLVLAALRARDRHEDWWSLAGVGVLLVLALAYTTPWDNYLVSRGVWTYGTGTVLARLWLAPVEEYAFVAGQTVVTGLWVQRVAGPATPEFLSSKRDVAAGVVGGLAVTGAGLACLGTADTFYLGAILAWAGPVLAMQWGVGWRYLAERPRVVAAGAGVPTLYFSVADRFALADGIWTLSPEYTTGIAVAGLPVEEGAFFLVTNLFVVQGLVLFDWVVARWE comes from the coding sequence ATGGCGACGTACCTCCAGTTCCTCGCGGTGGCCGTCGCACCGCCGTTGCTCGTCCTCGCCGCGCTACGGGCCCGTGACCGTCACGAGGACTGGTGGTCGCTGGCGGGCGTCGGCGTCTTGCTCGTGCTCGCGCTGGCGTACACGACCCCGTGGGACAACTACCTCGTGAGCCGGGGGGTCTGGACGTACGGCACGGGGACGGTGCTCGCGCGGCTGTGGCTCGCGCCCGTCGAGGAGTACGCGTTCGTCGCGGGCCAGACCGTCGTGACCGGGCTATGGGTCCAACGGGTGGCCGGTCCAGCCACTCCCGAGTTCCTGTCGTCGAAGCGCGACGTCGCCGCCGGCGTCGTCGGGGGCCTCGCCGTCACCGGCGCCGGACTCGCGTGCCTCGGGACGGCGGACACGTTCTACCTCGGCGCCATCCTCGCGTGGGCTGGCCCCGTGCTGGCGATGCAGTGGGGCGTCGGCTGGCGGTACCTCGCCGAGCGACCCCGCGTCGTCGCCGCGGGCGCGGGCGTGCCGACGCTGTACTTCTCGGTCGCCGACCGGTTCGCGCTCGCCGACGGCATCTGGACGCTCTCCCCCGAGTACACGACGGGGATCGCCGTCGCCGGCCTCCCCGTCGAAGAGGGCGCATTCTTCCTCGTGACCAACCTCTTCGTCGTGCAGGGGCTGGTGCTGTTCGACTGGGTGGTCGCGCGGTGGGAGTGA
- a CDS encoding ATP synthase subunit B, with the protein MKEYKTITEVSGPLVYVDIDEPVAYDEMVEIETPDGEVKRGQVLESSDKFVAIQVFEGTEGIGQDASVRFLGETLKMPVTEDLLGRVLDGSGEPIDGGPDIVPEERLDIVGEAINPHAREYPEEFIQTGVSAIDGMNTLVRGQKLPIFSASGLPHSDLALQIARQASVPEEEEGDGEDSEFAVVFGAMGITAEEANEFMDDFERTGALERSVVFMNLADDPAVERTVTPRMALTTAEYLAFEKDYHVLVILTDMTNYCEALREIGAAREEVPGRRGYPGYMYTDLAQLYERAGRIEGREGSVTQIPILTMPGDDDTHPIPDLTGYITEGQIMMDRDLNSQGVTPPVNVLPSLSRLMDDGIGEGLTREDHGDISDQLYAAYAEGEDLRDLVNIVGREALSDRDNLYLDFADRFEDEFVDQGFDTNRSVEETLDLGWELLSLFPKDELNRVDEELIEQYYVEDESEAEEAAAAD; encoded by the coding sequence ATGAAAGAGTACAAGACAATCACCGAAGTCAGCGGCCCGCTGGTGTACGTCGACATCGACGAGCCGGTGGCCTACGACGAGATGGTGGAAATCGAGACGCCCGACGGCGAAGTCAAGCGCGGTCAGGTGCTCGAATCCAGCGACAAGTTCGTGGCCATCCAGGTGTTCGAGGGCACCGAGGGCATCGGACAGGACGCCTCGGTGCGGTTCCTCGGCGAAACCCTGAAGATGCCCGTGACCGAGGACCTCCTCGGTCGCGTGCTCGACGGCTCCGGCGAGCCCATCGACGGCGGCCCCGACATCGTCCCCGAAGAACGGCTGGACATCGTCGGCGAAGCGATCAACCCGCACGCCCGCGAGTACCCCGAGGAGTTCATCCAGACGGGGGTTTCGGCCATCGACGGCATGAACACGCTCGTACGCGGCCAGAAGCTCCCGATCTTCTCGGCGTCCGGGCTGCCCCACAGCGACCTCGCGCTCCAGATCGCCCGGCAGGCCTCCGTCCCGGAGGAAGAGGAGGGCGACGGCGAGGACAGCGAGTTCGCTGTCGTCTTCGGCGCGATGGGCATCACGGCCGAGGAGGCCAACGAGTTCATGGACGACTTCGAGCGCACGGGCGCGCTCGAACGCAGCGTCGTCTTCATGAACCTCGCGGACGACCCCGCCGTCGAGCGGACGGTCACGCCGCGGATGGCGCTGACGACCGCGGAGTACCTCGCCTTCGAGAAGGACTACCACGTCCTCGTCATCCTGACGGACATGACGAACTACTGCGAGGCGCTCCGCGAGATCGGCGCGGCACGCGAAGAGGTGCCGGGTCGCCGCGGGTACCCCGGGTACATGTACACGGACCTGGCGCAGCTCTACGAGCGCGCCGGCCGCATCGAGGGCCGGGAGGGTTCGGTCACTCAGATTCCCATCCTGACGATGCCGGGCGACGACGACACCCACCCGATTCCGGACCTCACGGGGTACATCACCGAGGGCCAGATCATGATGGACCGCGACCTGAACAGCCAGGGCGTCACGCCGCCCGTGAACGTCCTCCCGAGCCTGAGCCGGCTGATGGACGACGGCATCGGCGAGGGCCTCACGCGCGAGGACCACGGCGACATCTCCGACCAGCTGTACGCGGCGTACGCGGAAGGTGAGGACCTCCGCGACCTCGTGAACATCGTCGGTCGCGAGGCGCTCAGCGACCGCGACAACCTCTACCTCGACTTCGCGGACCGCTTCGAGGACGAGTTCGTCGACCAGGGCTTCGACACGAACCGCAGCGTGGAGGAGACCCTGGACCTCGGCTGGGAACTGCTCAGCCTGTTCCCGAAGGACGAGCTCAACCGCGTCGACGAGGAGCTCATCGAGCAGTACTACGTCGAGGACGAGTCCGAGGCCGAAGAGGCCGCGGCCGCGGACTGA
- a CDS encoding ATP synthase subunit A yields the protein MSQAEEITDSGVIESVSGPVVTATDLDAQMNDVVYVGDEGLMGEVIEIEDEVTTIQVYEETSGVSPGGPVDNTGEPLTVDLGPGMLDSIYDGVQRPLDVLQGEMGAFLDRGVDAPGIDLEKEWEFTPVVEEGDYVEAGDVLGTVDETISIEHKVLVPPRSDGGEVVDVEDGSYTVDEPIVTLDSGEEITMHQEWPVRRARPTEDKHTPRTPLVTGQRIQDGLFPLAKGGTAAIPGPFGSGKTVTQQQLAKWSDADIVVYIGCGERGNEMTEVIEDFPELEDPQTGNPLMARTCLIANTSNMPVAARESCIYTGITIAEYYRDMGYDVALMADSTSRWAEAMREISSRLEEMPGEEGYPAYLAARLAQFYERAGLYTTLNDEEGSVSVVGAVSPPGGDFSEPVTQNTLRIVKTFWALDADLAERRHFPAINWNESYSLYKDQLDDWWRENVSEDFPEVRQWAVDVLDEETELQEIVQLVGKDALPDDQQLTLEVARYLREAWLQQNALHDVDTNCEPEKTYKMLTAIQTFNDEAFEALEAGVPVDEIQNVDAAPRLNRMGVQEDWEEYIEELKDDLTEQLRDLY from the coding sequence ATGAGTCAAGCAGAAGAAATCACGGACTCCGGCGTAATCGAGAGCGTGAGCGGTCCGGTCGTGACCGCCACGGACCTCGACGCCCAGATGAACGACGTCGTCTACGTCGGCGACGAAGGGCTGATGGGCGAGGTCATCGAAATCGAAGACGAGGTAACAACCATCCAGGTCTACGAGGAGACCTCGGGCGTCAGCCCGGGCGGCCCCGTGGACAACACGGGCGAACCCCTCACGGTCGACCTGGGGCCCGGCATGCTGGACTCCATCTACGACGGCGTCCAGCGCCCGCTGGACGTCCTCCAAGGCGAGATGGGGGCGTTCCTCGACCGCGGCGTCGACGCGCCCGGCATCGACCTCGAGAAGGAGTGGGAGTTCACCCCCGTCGTCGAGGAGGGCGACTACGTCGAGGCGGGTGACGTCCTCGGCACCGTCGACGAGACGATCAGCATCGAGCACAAGGTGCTCGTCCCGCCGCGCAGCGACGGCGGTGAAGTCGTCGACGTCGAGGACGGCTCGTACACGGTCGACGAGCCCATCGTCACGCTCGACAGCGGCGAGGAGATCACGATGCACCAGGAGTGGCCGGTCCGCCGCGCGCGTCCGACCGAGGACAAGCACACGCCGCGGACGCCGCTCGTCACCGGCCAGCGCATCCAGGACGGCCTGTTCCCGCTCGCGAAGGGCGGGACGGCCGCGATTCCGGGGCCGTTCGGCTCCGGGAAGACGGTCACCCAGCAGCAGCTCGCGAAGTGGTCCGACGCGGACATCGTCGTCTACATCGGCTGCGGCGAGCGCGGCAACGAGATGACCGAGGTCATCGAGGACTTCCCGGAGCTGGAGGACCCTCAGACCGGGAACCCGCTGATGGCCCGCACCTGCCTCATCGCGAACACGTCGAACATGCCGGTCGCGGCCCGCGAGTCCTGCATCTACACGGGCATCACCATCGCGGAGTACTACCGCGACATGGGCTACGACGTCGCGCTGATGGCGGACTCCACCTCGCGGTGGGCCGAGGCGATGCGCGAGATCTCCTCGCGGCTGGAGGAGATGCCGGGCGAGGAGGGGTACCCCGCGTACCTCGCCGCCCGCCTCGCGCAGTTCTACGAGCGCGCGGGCCTCTACACCACCCTCAACGACGAGGAGGGGTCGGTGTCCGTGGTCGGCGCGGTCAGCCCGCCGGGCGGCGACTTCTCGGAGCCGGTCACCCAGAACACGCTGCGCATCGTGAAGACGTTCTGGGCGCTGGACGCGGACCTCGCCGAGCGCCGTCACTTCCCCGCGATCAACTGGAACGAGTCGTACTCGCTGTACAAGGACCAGCTCGACGACTGGTGGCGCGAGAACGTCTCCGAGGATTTCCCGGAGGTCCGGCAGTGGGCCGTCGACGTCCTCGACGAGGAGACCGAACTGCAGGAGATCGTCCAGCTCGTCGGGAAGGACGCCCTCCCCGACGACCAGCAGCTCACCCTCGAGGTGGCGCGCTACCTCCGCGAGGCGTGGCTCCAGCAGAACGCGCTCCACGACGTCGACACGAACTGTGAGCCCGAGAAGACGTACAAGATGCTCACGGCCATCCAGACGTTCAACGACGAGGCCTTCGAGGCGCTCGAGGCCGGCGTCCCGGTCGACGAGATTCAGAACGTCGACGCGGCGCCGCGCCTGAACCGGATGGGCGTCCAGGAGGACTGGGAGGAGTACATCGAGGAACTGAAAGACGACCTCACCGAGCAACTACGGGACCTCTACTAA
- a CDS encoding V-type ATP synthase subunit F — protein sequence MSQEIAVVGSPEFTTGFRLAGVRKFENVPQDEKDEELDDAVESVLEDDDVGIAVMHDDDLDALSRQVREEVETSVEPTFVTIGGGAAGGSGLRDQIKRAIGIDLMAEED from the coding sequence ATGAGCCAGGAAATCGCAGTGGTCGGCAGCCCGGAGTTCACGACCGGGTTCCGGCTCGCGGGCGTCCGGAAGTTCGAGAACGTCCCGCAGGACGAGAAAGACGAGGAACTCGACGACGCGGTCGAGTCGGTGCTCGAGGACGACGACGTCGGCATCGCGGTGATGCACGACGACGACCTCGACGCGCTCTCCCGACAGGTGCGCGAGGAAGTCGAGACGAGCGTAGAGCCGACGTTCGTGACCATCGGCGGCGGCGCCGCCGGCGGGAGCGGACTGCGCGACCAGATCAAGCGAGCCATCGGCATCGACCTGATGGCCGAGGAAGACTAA
- a CDS encoding V-type ATP synthase subunit C, giving the protein MSVYGSANYEYVVARVRHRRASLFSDDEYRKLLRMGTGEIARFMEETQYEDAVNALGSRFSGVDLIEHALNETLADDFQDLLRYSEGRLYEQVARYLRKFDAWNVKTVLRGRYSEATDAEIRTDLIEAGEFDADFLDRLVAAESIEAVVDLLDDTLFGTYLEGAYEAYEESGTLVPLENAIDRAYYENLVPDASARGEAAALYREFLEAEIDFRNARNALRLARSGADVDPAEYFIEGGALFDRKEISQLAADRSALVGHIRDSRYGDELSRALDELEEADSLIGFEHALDRALLEYSDHLSYVYPLSVCPVLAYVLAKEREVDNIRAIARGREAGLSEDEIEEELVIL; this is encoded by the coding sequence ATGAGCGTGTACGGGTCGGCAAACTACGAGTACGTGGTCGCCCGCGTCCGCCACCGCCGAGCCAGCCTGTTCAGCGACGACGAGTACCGGAAGCTGCTCCGCATGGGCACGGGCGAGATCGCCCGGTTCATGGAGGAGACCCAGTACGAGGACGCGGTGAACGCGCTGGGCTCCCGGTTCAGCGGCGTCGACCTCATCGAGCACGCGCTCAACGAGACGCTCGCCGACGACTTCCAGGACCTGCTGCGGTACAGCGAGGGCCGGCTCTACGAGCAGGTCGCTCGCTACCTCCGCAAGTTCGACGCCTGGAACGTCAAGACGGTGCTGCGCGGGCGCTACTCGGAGGCGACCGACGCGGAGATCCGCACCGACCTCATCGAGGCCGGCGAGTTCGACGCGGACTTCCTCGACCGCCTGGTCGCGGCCGAATCCATCGAGGCCGTCGTCGACCTGCTCGACGACACGCTCTTCGGTACGTATCTCGAAGGCGCGTACGAGGCCTACGAGGAGTCCGGGACGCTCGTCCCGCTGGAGAACGCCATCGACCGAGCGTACTACGAGAACCTCGTACCCGACGCCTCCGCCCGCGGCGAGGCGGCGGCGCTGTACCGCGAGTTCCTGGAGGCCGAGATCGACTTCCGGAACGCGCGGAACGCGCTGCGGCTGGCGCGGTCGGGCGCCGACGTCGACCCGGCGGAGTACTTCATCGAGGGCGGCGCGCTGTTCGACCGGAAGGAGATCAGCCAGCTCGCCGCGGACCGCTCGGCGCTCGTCGGCCACATCCGAGACAGCCGGTACGGCGACGAGCTCTCGCGGGCGCTGGACGAACTGGAGGAGGCGGACAGCCTCATCGGCTTCGAGCACGCCCTCGACCGGGCGCTGCTGGAGTACTCCGACCACCTCTCGTACGTCTACCCGCTGTCGGTCTGCCCGGTGCTGGCGTACGTGCTCGCGAAGGAACGGGAAGTGGACAACATTCGCGCCATCGCTCGCGGCCGCGAGGCCGGTCTGAGCGAGGACGAAATCGAGGAGGAGCTCGTCATCCTATGA
- a CDS encoding V-type ATP synthase subunit E, with the protein MSLETVVEDIRDEARERAKEIRNDAESRADDIVAEAKADADDIVAEAEAEAEREIEREREQRVSSAKLEAKQMRLEARRDALADVRELAEEEIADIDGDDREELTRALLDAAADEFDADADVSVYGRSDDEALISDILDDYDGFEYAGEYDCLGGVVVESETSRVRVNNTFDSVIDDVWENNLKEISARLFDEER; encoded by the coding sequence ATGAGCCTGGAAACAGTAGTTGAGGACATTCGAGACGAGGCCCGCGAGCGCGCGAAGGAGATTCGGAACGACGCCGAATCCCGCGCCGACGACATCGTCGCGGAGGCGAAAGCCGACGCCGACGACATCGTCGCAGAGGCCGAAGCGGAGGCCGAGCGCGAAATCGAGCGCGAGCGCGAGCAGCGCGTCTCCAGCGCGAAACTCGAGGCCAAGCAGATGCGCCTCGAAGCGCGCCGGGACGCCCTCGCGGACGTCCGCGAGCTCGCCGAGGAGGAGATCGCCGACATCGACGGCGACGACCGCGAGGAACTCACTCGCGCGCTCCTCGACGCCGCGGCCGACGAGTTCGACGCCGACGCGGACGTCAGCGTCTACGGCCGCAGCGACGACGAGGCCCTCATCTCGGACATCCTCGACGATTACGACGGCTTCGAGTACGCCGGCGAGTACGACTGTCTCGGCGGCGTCGTTGTCGAGAGCGAGACGTCCCGGGTCCGCGTGAACAACACGTTCGACTCGGTCATCGACGACGTCTGGGAGAACAACCTGAAGGAAATCAGCGCACGCCTCTTCGACGAGGAGCGATGA
- a CDS encoding F0F1 ATP synthase subunit C has protein sequence MFDTLAEVATVAAQSGGSSPAITPKSAAALAVGLAALAAGYAERGIGSAAVGAIAEDQDLFGTGLILTVLPETLVILALVVVFVVPSAF, from the coding sequence ATGTTCGACACACTCGCAGAAGTCGCAACCGTCGCAGCACAGTCCGGGGGCAGCAGCCCCGCAATCACCCCGAAGTCCGCCGCCGCTCTCGCGGTCGGTCTCGCAGCCCTCGCCGCCGGGTACGCCGAGCGCGGCATCGGTAGCGCCGCAGTCGGCGCCATCGCGGAAGACCAGGACCTCTTCGGTACGGGCCTCATCCTGACGGTCCTCCCGGAGACGCTGGTCATTCTCGCGCTGGTCGTCGTGTTCGTCGTGCCGTCCGCATTCTAA